A genomic window from Candidatus Bathyarchaeia archaeon includes:
- a CDS encoding toprim domain-containing protein: MSSLERKLEKINCIIEKLKSEASMGALLIVEGEKDVKALREIGIINGVIAIKSCGKSLPEIVDEIISTGSREIILLMDFDRRGKEITKRLAKSLEAARIRVELSFWQSLSNLLGNDIKDIEGLSTYIRTLRRKVENCWVD; encoded by the coding sequence ATGTCAAGCCTTGAACGGAAGCTTGAGAAGATCAACTGCATAATTGAGAAGTTAAAGAGCGAGGCTTCCATGGGCGCCCTACTTATAGTCGAAGGAGAAAAAGACGTGAAAGCTCTTAGAGAAATAGGGATCATAAACGGCGTCATAGCCATAAAATCATGTGGAAAGAGCCTCCCGGAGATTGTAGATGAGATAATCTCTACCGGTAGCAGGGAAATTATATTGCTCATGGATTTCGATAGGCGTGGGAAGGAGATCACCAAGCGTTTAGCAAAATCCCTCGAGGCAGCGAGAATCAGGGTGGAGTTAAGCTTTTGGCAGTCTCTTTCAAACCTGCTCGGCAACGACATAAAAGATATTGAAGGATTATCTACGTACATAAGAACATTAAGAAGAAAGGTTGAAAATTGTTGGGTTGATTGA
- a CDS encoding coenzyme F420-0:L-glutamate ligase, which produces MTNGEKARRITLTAKAIETGYWMPRDDYLEKIAASVEGKISDGDILVVSEKAISVAKGLIVDEKKVKPGLLARFLARVWMRFFWGYFLGQLCRMKKINVERLRKYPLKEGSAHKEVALRYAGFLHALMWGSEGGIDGSNLPYAYVSLPLEKPQKVAEEIQGYLEKRLKRKVAVMIVDTDKTYSLGNFHFTHRPNPMKGIRTLPGVIAYVIGRALKLKQRPTPLALAGVVIDVNLALEVARAAEKERGFGAGRTVWDMAEKFHVGLTEVTWSMLKRFKHKPIVIVRVLKSEK; this is translated from the coding sequence ATGACTAACGGCGAAAAAGCGCGGAGGATTACGCTTACCGCGAAGGCTATAGAGACAGGTTACTGGATGCCAAGAGACGATTACTTAGAGAAAATAGCGGCTTCCGTTGAGGGAAAAATCTCTGATGGCGACATACTCGTAGTCTCGGAGAAGGCTATATCCGTGGCTAAGGGGCTTATAGTCGACGAAAAGAAAGTTAAACCCGGCCTCCTAGCGCGTTTTTTAGCCAGAGTCTGGATGAGGTTTTTCTGGGGCTATTTTCTAGGGCAACTATGCCGTATGAAGAAGATAAATGTGGAGCGGTTGAGAAAATACCCGTTGAAAGAAGGATCGGCTCATAAAGAGGTGGCTTTAAGATACGCTGGCTTTCTTCATGCTCTCATGTGGGGTTCTGAAGGCGGAATTGATGGAAGCAACCTTCCCTACGCGTATGTCAGCCTGCCTCTAGAAAAACCGCAGAAAGTAGCTGAAGAGATTCAGGGTTATTTGGAGAAAAGATTGAAGAGGAAAGTGGCCGTCATGATAGTTGACACCGATAAAACATACTCTCTGGGAAACTTTCATTTCACGCATAGGCCAAACCCGATGAAGGGTATTCGCACGCTCCCCGGCGTCATAGCATACGTTATTGGCAGAGCCTTAAAGCTTAAGCAGAGACCTACGCCCTTGGCTTTAGCTGGTGTGGTGATTGACGTGAATTTGGCGTTGGAGGTAGCTAGGGCGGCTGAGAAGGAGAGGGGTTTTGGAGCGGGGCGAACTGTTTGGGATATGGCTGAAAAATTTCATGTCGGTCTAACGGAAGTTACTTGGAGCATGCTTAAAAGATTTAAGCACAAACCCATAGTTATAGTTAGGGTTCTTAAATCCGAAAAATGA
- a CDS encoding lipopolysaccharide kinase InaA family protein, with product MFVELERNSIEAFIESFLREENLDSLAALIYGPHAGGYADEKTAVNILIIVESSKPILKHYSRRFGSVKTRLLIADRKTFEKDVENEGLGGILADILMTPYEPIFNEEYLWRQEAKFKKRVADSILRNLILSFPEMSREFIIKPEYLMFESMRRRASLFPLIIYRFLNVTRSDVKERNYALIMRGFTEALKELASEGKIQTFNDTFKISEDYVKSFLRKKIAWRFTRLFKNIRISILRHVLRVLPSIVNPFLDEYRIYRKHVANFGTARKIMFKLEDPRKYIFVPTSSGITPFTEKITIEEFLKKHMSQKHALKHEIKRLGGVLNSVYLLRISGCEKEERIVIKIFKDWYGWKWFPLALWTLGTRDFAILGKSRLEREYALNNFLLKNGINVPKIVYVAPEEKLLFREFIEGTSLSKVIKLLFKSGENSDSKIKMLKIIRQVGEEMAKVHSLGVAIGDCKPENILLSSDERIFFLDLEQAERGGDQSWDIAEFLYYLGHYAQFSPPRHIEEIVNKFIEGYLELGGKVEVVKRALSPRYIKVFGLLVPPHVIFAISDTCRKILKSERAHHEQY from the coding sequence ATGTTTGTCGAATTAGAGAGAAACAGCATAGAAGCATTTATTGAATCCTTCTTAAGGGAAGAAAATCTGGATTCTTTGGCTGCCCTAATATATGGCCCGCATGCCGGTGGCTATGCTGATGAAAAAACTGCGGTAAACATTTTAATTATTGTGGAGTCAAGTAAACCTATTTTGAAGCATTATTCAAGAAGATTTGGCTCAGTGAAAACTCGGCTCCTCATAGCTGACAGGAAAACGTTTGAGAAAGATGTGGAAAATGAAGGGTTGGGCGGCATACTTGCCGATATCTTAATGACTCCTTACGAACCCATATTTAATGAAGAATACCTATGGAGACAGGAAGCTAAGTTCAAAAAGAGGGTTGCTGACAGCATTTTAAGAAACCTGATTTTAAGCTTTCCAGAAATGTCGAGAGAATTCATCATTAAGCCCGAATACTTAATGTTTGAGAGCATGAGACGAAGAGCCTCCTTATTCCCACTAATAATTTATAGGTTTCTTAACGTCACCAGATCTGATGTAAAAGAGAGAAACTATGCCTTAATTATGCGGGGTTTCACTGAAGCCTTAAAGGAACTTGCTAGTGAGGGGAAAATTCAAACTTTTAATGATACCTTTAAAATCTCAGAGGATTATGTAAAGTCTTTTCTAAGAAAGAAAATTGCTTGGCGTTTTACGAGACTGTTTAAAAATATACGTATCAGCATTTTACGTCATGTTCTTAGGGTTCTCCCAAGTATCGTGAACCCGTTCCTAGATGAATATAGAATTTATAGGAAGCATGTGGCTAATTTTGGAACCGCCAGAAAAATCATGTTTAAGCTTGAAGATCCAAGAAAATATATTTTTGTGCCAACATCCTCCGGAATAACACCGTTCACAGAGAAAATAACGATAGAGGAATTTCTCAAAAAACATATGTCTCAAAAACATGCTTTAAAACATGAAATTAAAAGGCTGGGAGGAGTTCTAAACAGCGTATACCTGCTAAGAATTTCTGGCTGCGAGAAGGAGGAGAGAATAGTTATCAAGATATTTAAAGATTGGTATGGATGGAAATGGTTTCCGCTAGCATTGTGGACTTTAGGAACAAGGGACTTCGCCATCTTGGGAAAAAGCAGGCTTGAAAGGGAATATGCCTTAAACAATTTTCTGTTAAAAAACGGGATAAATGTTCCAAAAATAGTCTATGTAGCCCCCGAGGAGAAGCTGCTTTTCCGAGAATTTATAGAGGGAACCAGTTTATCTAAAGTGATCAAACTTCTGTTTAAGAGTGGAGAGAACAGCGACAGCAAAATTAAGATGCTCAAAATTATTAGACAGGTTGGGGAAGAGATGGCAAAGGTTCATAGTTTAGGCGTAGCTATCGGCGATTGTAAACCGGAAAATATACTGCTGTCGTCGGATGAAAGAATATTTTTCTTGGATCTTGAGCAGGCTGAAAGGGGAGGAGATCAATCTTGGGATATAGCTGAATTCCTATATTATCTCGGGCATTACGCACAGTTTTCGCCGCCTAGGCATATTGAAGAAATCGTGAACAAGTTTATAGAGGGATATCTCGAGCTTGGCGGCAAGGTAGAGGTTGTAAAAAGGGCTCTCTCACCCCGCTACATAAAAGTGTTCGGGCTTCTCGTTCCTCCACACGTAATATTCGCTATCTCCGATACCTGCAGGAAAATTCTAAAATCTGAGAGGGCGCATCATGAGCAATATTGA
- a CDS encoding MBL fold metallo-hydrolase: MKITFYGGVNEVGGNKILITDGDTRILLDFGASFALRDKFYSTPFLSPKSGLDLIKLGILPDLKGAYLFEEADPNIDAVFLSHSHMDHMAHISFLKRNIPIYCGETTAKILNALSDVHPASVEFNFEGVKFKTFRTGDKIKVGSIEIIPIHVDHSVPGSYGFIIHTSSGSIVYTGDFRWHGSKPELTEDLASYSASERVEVLICENTNMTEVEVSSESEVMSKINSLVSNTPKLVLTEFACADIDRLRSFYEVALRNNRVLAISLKQAYLLHKLESDPHLNVPKITDGSILIFQKEKKRYFRWEQEVMNLGELISPREISEMQDKIILYMSFFDLSWLVDISPSPGSCYILSASEPFNEEMEIDFNRLLNWLEHYGLPQYHVHVSGHIIPLHLRKFLEIVKPRKVFPIHGTYVKLFKKFVGDLGSEITLPEREKEYEV; this comes from the coding sequence GTGAAGATAACTTTCTATGGCGGAGTAAACGAGGTTGGCGGAAATAAAATTCTCATAACCGATGGAGACACGCGAATTCTCTTAGATTTTGGCGCATCCTTCGCGTTAAGGGACAAGTTTTATTCGACGCCTTTTCTTTCGCCTAAGAGCGGTCTAGATCTGATAAAGCTTGGGATACTGCCGGATTTGAAGGGGGCGTATCTTTTCGAGGAAGCAGATCCCAATATAGACGCGGTTTTCCTCTCGCATTCACACATGGATCACATGGCTCACATATCATTTTTAAAGAGGAATATACCAATATACTGCGGCGAGACAACGGCTAAGATACTTAACGCGTTAAGCGACGTACATCCGGCAAGCGTAGAGTTCAACTTCGAAGGGGTCAAGTTTAAAACTTTCCGCACTGGCGACAAAATTAAAGTCGGCTCTATAGAGATCATTCCAATACACGTCGACCATTCGGTTCCAGGCTCTTACGGATTCATAATCCACACGTCTTCAGGCTCAATTGTCTACACTGGTGATTTCAGGTGGCATGGTTCAAAGCCTGAGCTAACAGAGGATTTAGCGTCATATTCAGCCAGTGAGAGGGTTGAGGTTCTCATATGCGAGAACACAAACATGACTGAGGTTGAGGTTTCCTCGGAAAGCGAGGTTATGTCAAAAATCAATAGCTTAGTCAGCAACACCCCAAAACTAGTTCTAACAGAGTTTGCATGCGCAGACATCGATAGGTTAAGATCATTCTATGAAGTCGCTTTAAGAAACAATAGAGTGCTTGCAATATCTTTGAAGCAAGCCTACCTGTTGCATAAACTTGAATCCGACCCCCACCTGAATGTTCCCAAGATTACTGACGGCTCCATTCTAATATTTCAAAAGGAGAAGAAAAGGTATTTTCGATGGGAGCAGGAGGTTATGAATTTAGGTGAACTGATAAGCCCCCGTGAGATCTCGGAAATGCAGGATAAAATAATACTTTACATGTCATTTTTCGATTTAAGCTGGCTTGTTGACATTAGCCCCTCGCCTGGAAGCTGCTACATTCTTTCTGCGTCTGAACCATTCAATGAGGAGATGGAGATAGATTTCAACAGGCTGTTAAACTGGCTTGAACATTATGGTCTTCCGCAATACCATGTGCATGTTTCAGGACACATAATACCGCTACATCTCAGAAAATTCTTGGAGATCGTTAAGCCTAGAAAAGTATTCCCTATTCATGGAACATACGTTAAGCTCTTTAAAAAATTTGTTGGGGATCTGGGAAGTGAGATAACTTTACCTGAAAGAGAAAAGGAGTATGAAGTATAA
- a CDS encoding corrinoid protein has protein sequence MSSKDEILNKIRDAIVNLDIDNIQRLCMEALEAGISAYDIVMKGMSRGMEIVGEKYERNEYFLAELIMAGEVMKEGMKVLEPHLKSGEVKKIGKVVLGTVRGDLHDIGKNIVATLLTAAGFEVIDLGVDVSPEKFVEAVRENNPDIVGMSALLTTTMIEMENIIKALKDAGLRDKVKVIIGGAPITKEFADKIGADAAARDAVEGVNICRSWVSSK, from the coding sequence ATGAGCAGTAAAGATGAGATTCTAAATAAGATTAGAGACGCTATTGTAAACTTAGATATTGATAATATTCAGAGACTTTGTATGGAGGCGCTTGAAGCCGGTATATCAGCATACGATATTGTGATGAAAGGAATGTCTAGGGGCATGGAGATAGTTGGCGAGAAGTATGAGAGAAATGAGTACTTTTTAGCCGAGTTAATAATGGCTGGCGAAGTGATGAAAGAGGGCATGAAGGTTTTAGAGCCCCATTTAAAGAGCGGCGAAGTAAAGAAGATTGGCAAAGTAGTTCTCGGAACTGTTCGAGGAGACTTGCATGACATTGGCAAAAACATTGTCGCCACGCTGCTGACAGCCGCTGGTTTTGAAGTCATAGATCTGGGAGTAGACGTTTCACCCGAGAAATTCGTTGAGGCTGTTAGGGAAAACAACCCGGATATAGTTGGCATGTCGGCCCTACTGACGACAACAATGATTGAAATGGAGAACATTATAAAGGCGCTTAAAGACGCTGGGCTGAGAGATAAAGTGAAGGTAATCATTGGTGGAGCACCGATAACAAAGGAGTTCGCGGATAAAATTGGCGCCGACGCTGCGGCGAGGGACGCTGTTGAAGGCGTAAACATATGTAGGTCATGGGTTTCCTCAAAGTGA
- a CDS encoding uroporphyrinogen decarboxylase family protein gives MKNELKPRERIKLILEHREADRIPIHDSPWAATVDRWRSEGLPSGVSPADYFGYEIAIFSADTSPRFPVEVLYENEEYIVERNSFGGIRKNHKDYSTTPMIIDYPCKSREDWEKIKPRLKADDYRVDWVTGLQSFHRENSRGRFIMYGAAVGYDKIQSYVASERLLKAIIREPDWVIDMYWTDAKLVMEMCERMMRGGFKFDGAFLYCDLGYRGGLFFSPRHFEEQLHPVFKELCRFFHSHGMYVFLHCCGRVKDLIPYFIEEGIDCLQPLEVKAGMDLVELKEKYGDKMTFMGGIDVRLMALDDPKPIEEEIKKKIPIAKEGGGYIYHSDHSVPKNVSFQNYKRVIDLVKKYGKYE, from the coding sequence ATGAAGAACGAGCTGAAACCGCGGGAAAGAATCAAACTAATTTTAGAGCACCGTGAAGCGGACCGTATTCCAATTCATGATAGCCCTTGGGCAGCAACAGTAGATCGCTGGAGATCTGAGGGGTTGCCCTCCGGGGTTTCGCCCGCAGACTACTTTGGGTATGAGATCGCTATTTTTAGCGCCGATACAAGTCCGCGTTTCCCCGTTGAGGTTTTATACGAGAATGAAGAGTACATTGTGGAAAGAAACTCTTTTGGCGGAATAAGGAAAAACCACAAGGATTATTCTACGACGCCGATGATCATTGATTATCCCTGTAAAAGCAGGGAAGACTGGGAGAAAATTAAGCCTAGACTTAAAGCCGACGACTACAGGGTTGACTGGGTAACAGGGCTGCAGTCTTTTCATCGTGAGAACAGTCGCGGACGCTTCATAATGTATGGGGCCGCTGTAGGATACGATAAAATACAGAGTTATGTCGCATCGGAGAGGCTGTTGAAGGCGATCATTAGGGAGCCGGATTGGGTTATTGACATGTATTGGACTGATGCTAAGCTAGTCATGGAAATGTGTGAACGAATGATGAGAGGGGGTTTCAAGTTCGACGGGGCCTTCCTTTACTGCGACTTAGGTTATAGGGGCGGATTATTCTTCTCGCCCAGACATTTTGAAGAGCAGCTTCATCCGGTGTTTAAGGAGCTATGCCGCTTCTTCCATAGCCACGGCATGTACGTGTTCTTGCACTGCTGTGGGCGTGTGAAAGACCTTATCCCATATTTTATTGAGGAAGGGATTGACTGCCTGCAGCCCCTTGAAGTAAAAGCTGGAATGGATCTTGTGGAGCTGAAGGAGAAATACGGTGACAAGATGACGTTTATGGGCGGCATAGACGTAAGGCTTATGGCTCTCGACGACCCGAAGCCGATAGAGGAAGAGATAAAAAAGAAGATTCCGATAGCAAAGGAAGGCGGAGGATACATTTATCACTCAGATCACTCCGTTCCAAAAAACGTCAGCTTTCAAAACTACAAAAGGGTTATAGATTTAGTCAAAAAATACGGGAAATACGAGTAA
- a CDS encoding uroporphyrinogen decarboxylase family protein gives MIISRFNCVLATLLHEEPPITPQVLDFTNEASRAKFIPLAELGATGSELKGLDMAIKIADYMDNFIIGVANAGFKIKRVIESGEEWRIVEWETGAKWRVGTEKNVWARQYIDYPVKTEEDLDKMELPDPEDPSRYEGVEKAIKYVVEKGFFPSCSINGFFSGIWYFLRGPLETILKDIYMRRDFYRKLIAKIGEFNLKAEKNLLERGAMMIEWPDDLGHSRGTFMSPKLYEDLIFPWHARAIDLAHKYSAFVNMHSHGKIDALVPLLVRAKLDMLNPVGPTDNMDLKELKERYGGDLCFLGGLSKNIGLMGAADLKEHLLDRLRIGAPGGGFILGSEGGIPIEMSIENFNLLLKASRKYRRNSPFS, from the coding sequence ATGATCATCAGTAGATTTAACTGCGTCCTAGCAACATTGCTTCATGAAGAGCCGCCGATTACACCCCAAGTTTTAGATTTTACGAATGAGGCATCTAGAGCCAAATTTATTCCGTTAGCAGAGTTAGGCGCCACTGGTTCAGAGTTGAAAGGATTGGATATGGCTATAAAAATAGCCGATTACATGGATAATTTTATAATTGGGGTGGCGAACGCCGGGTTTAAAATAAAAAGAGTGATTGAGTCTGGTGAAGAATGGAGGATTGTTGAGTGGGAGACTGGCGCTAAATGGCGCGTAGGAACGGAGAAAAATGTGTGGGCGCGACAATACATAGACTACCCGGTTAAAACCGAAGAGGACTTAGATAAAATGGAACTTCCAGACCCTGAAGACCCATCAAGATATGAGGGTGTCGAGAAAGCCATAAAATACGTGGTTGAGAAGGGTTTCTTTCCTTCATGCAGCATAAACGGCTTCTTCTCAGGGATCTGGTATTTTCTAAGAGGCCCCCTAGAAACAATCCTAAAAGACATCTATATGAGAAGGGATTTCTACAGGAAACTTATCGCTAAGATAGGTGAATTTAACCTAAAAGCCGAAAAGAACCTGCTTGAGAGAGGCGCCATGATGATAGAATGGCCTGATGACCTAGGCCATTCCCGTGGAACATTCATGAGCCCAAAACTCTATGAGGATCTCATATTTCCATGGCATGCAAGAGCCATAGATCTAGCGCATAAGTATAGTGCGTTCGTCAACATGCATAGTCATGGCAAGATTGACGCTTTAGTTCCGCTTCTCGTCAGGGCTAAGCTAGATATGCTTAACCCTGTGGGCCCCACCGATAACATGGATTTAAAGGAACTAAAGGAGAGATATGGTGGCGACCTCTGTTTTCTGGGAGGCTTAAGTAAAAACATCGGTCTCATGGGTGCCGCCGATCTTAAAGAGCATCTACTTGATAGACTTAGAATTGGAGCGCCGGGAGGTGGATTTATCTTAGGCTCTGAGGGCGGCATACCTATTGAGATGAGCATAGAAAACTTCAATCTGCTGTTGAAAGCAAGTAGAAAATATAGGAGGAATAGTCCGTTTTCCTAA
- a CDS encoding ABC transporter ATP-binding protein: MAKSPILRVYRYVIKEWKILIPAIGFSFASTIFAMMIPWYVRELLNSVVSYDASKLLPLSLSVIGLTFLEGLSAFIVRYLFETMAQKTTYRLRLDLYNHLHELSYGFYDKVDIGEIIVRVTNDMDNLNRFISFATMPLLSVIFSCSIALYILLSLNVELTLTAISLLPFIALITISFNRKVYPILENSWRAMSQFNSVVQEYTSTVKILKALGIEDVFGKIYRSRLDSVYDLNMRFQKYASISWPSIGLVSAAIQLVVYLYGGFKAVSGVLSIGDIVAFILYLSMLNWPLIGLGFFVLDYQRASVSASRIFEVLDKEPEVKDQPGAIDLKEVKGHIKFENVTFGYSHDKPIIKDVSFEVKPGEKVAIVGPTGSGKSTLIKLIPRFYDPISGRILIDGVDIKNIKIKSLRKHVGIVHQDTMLFSGTIKDNITYGRPDASMSEVIEAAKAAGIHDFIISLPKKYETNIAERGVTLSGGQRQRIAIARTLIINPKILILDDPTSNLDAETESMVLEALKKLVEGRTVIIVTQRLSMLKMADRIMVLEDGRIVEEGRHEDLMKLNGAYARLYNAQFAHQEGFAGGL, translated from the coding sequence ATGGCTAAATCGCCGATACTTAGGGTTTATAGATACGTGATTAAGGAATGGAAGATTCTGATACCCGCCATAGGTTTTTCTTTCGCCTCAACGATCTTTGCAATGATGATACCGTGGTATGTTAGGGAACTATTAAACTCCGTAGTTTCTTACGATGCTAGTAAACTTCTCCCCTTATCGCTATCTGTTATCGGGTTAACTTTTCTGGAAGGGCTTTCAGCGTTCATCGTTAGATACCTTTTCGAAACAATGGCCCAGAAGACAACTTATAGGCTCAGATTAGACCTTTACAATCATCTGCACGAGCTTTCTTATGGTTTCTACGATAAGGTGGACATTGGTGAAATAATTGTTAGGGTGACTAACGACATGGATAATTTAAATCGCTTCATAAGCTTCGCAACCATGCCGCTGCTGAGCGTGATCTTCTCATGCTCAATCGCGCTCTACATACTTTTATCTCTGAACGTTGAGTTAACTCTAACAGCGATATCCCTGCTGCCATTTATAGCGCTGATAACGATCTCATTCAATAGGAAGGTTTACCCAATACTTGAAAACAGCTGGAGAGCGATGAGCCAATTCAACAGCGTTGTGCAAGAATATACTTCTACGGTGAAGATCCTAAAGGCTCTTGGAATAGAGGACGTTTTCGGAAAGATCTATAGATCTAGATTAGATAGCGTATACGACTTAAACATGAGGTTTCAAAAGTATGCCTCAATATCGTGGCCTTCAATAGGGCTTGTTTCAGCGGCCATTCAGCTAGTAGTCTACTTATATGGTGGGTTTAAAGCTGTTTCAGGGGTTTTAAGCATAGGGGACATCGTAGCATTCATATTATATCTTTCCATGCTCAATTGGCCGTTAATCGGGCTAGGTTTCTTCGTCCTAGATTATCAGAGGGCATCAGTTTCAGCATCCAGAATATTTGAGGTGCTTGATAAAGAGCCCGAAGTTAAAGACCAGCCCGGAGCCATCGATTTAAAGGAGGTTAAGGGCCACATAAAATTTGAAAACGTTACATTCGGGTATAGTCACGATAAACCTATAATAAAAGATGTTAGTTTTGAGGTTAAACCCGGAGAGAAGGTCGCCATAGTTGGCCCAACAGGTTCGGGAAAATCAACCCTGATTAAACTCATACCAAGATTTTATGACCCTATAAGCGGACGCATACTTATAGATGGCGTAGACATAAAAAACATTAAAATTAAATCTCTTAGGAAACATGTTGGGATAGTTCACCAAGACACTATGCTTTTCTCCGGGACAATAAAAGATAATATAACGTACGGTAGGCCTGATGCCTCCATGAGCGAGGTGATTGAGGCCGCTAAGGCTGCGGGGATCCACGACTTCATAATCAGCCTGCCTAAGAAATATGAGACGAATATTGCGGAGAGAGGCGTAACGCTTTCAGGAGGGCAGAGACAGAGGATAGCCATAGCGAGAACGCTTATAATTAATCCGAAAATACTGATTCTAGATGACCCTACGTCGAACCTTGATGCTGAAACGGAGAGCATGGTTCTTGAAGCCTTAAAAAAGCTCGTTGAGGGTAGAACCGTGATCATAGTGACCCAGAGGCTCTCGATGCTTAAGATGGCGGATAGAATAATGGTTTTAGAGGACGGTAGAATCGTTGAGGAAGGTAGGCATGAAGACTTAATGAAGCTTAATGGAGCGTATGCGAGACTATATAACGCTCAGTTCGCTCATCAGGAAGGATTTGCTGGAGGGTTGTAG
- a CDS encoding ABC transporter ATP-binding protein: MGWVLARYAREGAEGKPKSSPIKIIARLMRLIWRYKARLLIFIFAASAVLILNVLGPYIGRKIVDEGIIARNPNVLVLYASILAAIAVCSWLLGVIRTYSIAWLTQRLLYDLRVSLFAHSVELDYAFFSSMPAGQIISRFTSDVEAVGQTATTGFIDAVFNTLTIIGAVAAMLSLNVNLTLATLSLVPLIIISVIFLARRSYKAYREVRSKVGELTSNIEQTVSGMRVSQSFSDRDKVDLRRFERVSYETMRANIRATLVMALTRPVLSIIRAATVAILAFYGGHLIISGETTIGTLIAFYSYVEMFFNPVITLTVYYNMLQSALAAAERIFEYLETKPSVKDSSDAVDFEIKSGEIIFENVSFGYGETKVFENFNLKVNPGEILAVVGPTGAGKTSLANLILRLYDPQGGRILIDGVDIRKIRLSSLRRQISLVPQEPILFKDTVRENIRYGKPDAKDEEIIRVIHDLGLEPIIKTLPEGLDTMVSEGGANLSVGQRQLINVARTLLRKPKIIILDEATSSVDPYTESLLQEALKRLLSGRTCIIIAHRLSTTFLADRVIVLDGGKIVEEGTHNELLKRGGLFAKLYELQIGELIKAETLSRSR; the protein is encoded by the coding sequence TTGGGGTGGGTATTAGCCAGATACGCGAGGGAGGGCGCTGAGGGGAAGCCTAAGAGCTCCCCGATCAAAATAATTGCTAGACTTATGAGGCTTATATGGCGGTATAAGGCTAGGCTATTAATCTTTATCTTTGCAGCCTCAGCGGTTCTGATTCTGAACGTTTTAGGACCGTATATTGGACGAAAGATCGTGGATGAGGGGATAATTGCTAGAAACCCGAACGTTCTAGTGCTATATGCATCTATTCTCGCGGCTATAGCGGTATGCAGCTGGCTTCTGGGGGTTATTAGAACCTATAGCATCGCGTGGTTAACGCAGAGGCTCCTCTACGATTTACGTGTTTCTCTTTTCGCCCATTCAGTGGAGTTAGACTACGCCTTCTTCTCATCCATGCCAGCTGGCCAAATCATATCTAGATTTACTAGTGATGTTGAAGCGGTTGGGCAGACGGCGACCACAGGCTTCATAGACGCTGTATTCAACACTTTAACCATTATAGGAGCGGTCGCCGCCATGCTGAGCCTGAACGTTAATCTCACATTGGCAACGCTGTCTCTGGTGCCGCTAATAATTATTTCAGTAATATTTCTGGCCAGAAGAAGCTATAAGGCTTACAGGGAGGTTAGATCAAAGGTTGGAGAACTAACCTCAAATATCGAGCAGACAGTCTCCGGCATGAGGGTTTCGCAATCCTTCTCCGATAGGGATAAAGTCGACCTGAGAAGATTTGAAAGAGTAAGCTACGAAACCATGCGCGCAAATATTAGGGCAACGCTTGTTATGGCGCTTACACGTCCGGTTTTAAGCATAATAAGGGCTGCAACCGTCGCTATACTGGCTTTTTATGGCGGGCATCTGATCATAAGTGGCGAGACAACGATAGGTACACTAATAGCCTTCTACAGCTATGTGGAAATGTTCTTTAATCCCGTGATAACTCTAACCGTGTACTATAACATGTTGCAGTCAGCTCTAGCAGCCGCGGAAAGAATATTTGAGTATCTTGAGACGAAACCATCAGTTAAGGATTCAAGCGACGCCGTGGACTTTGAGATTAAGAGCGGCGAAATAATCTTCGAAAACGTGAGCTTCGGATATGGTGAGACAAAAGTCTTCGAGAACTTTAACCTTAAGGTTAACCCGGGGGAAATACTAGCTGTTGTCGGGCCGACGGGCGCTGGAAAGACAAGCTTGGCGAACCTTATATTAAGGCTATATGATCCCCAGGGTGGACGCATACTTATAGATGGTGTAGACATAAGGAAAATTAGGTTGAGTTCTCTTAGAAGGCAGATATCTTTGGTTCCACAGGAGCCGATACTCTTCAAAGATACTGTTAGAGAGAATATTCGCTACGGTAAGCCCGACGCCAAAGATGAGGAGATCATTAGGGTTATACATGATCTTGGGCTTGAGCCGATTATAAAAACTCTGCCTGAGGGGCTTGACACGATGGTGTCTGAGGGCGGCGCTAACCTCTCTGTTGGGCAAAGGCAGCTGATAAATGTTGCTAGAACCCTTCTCCGGAAACCGAAAATAATAATACTTGATGAGGCGACCAGCAGCGTAGACCCCTACACCGAGAGCTTGTTGCAGGAGGCTTTAAAGAGGCTTTTAAGCGGCAGAACATGCATAATAATCGCGCATAGGCTCTCGACGACTTTTCTAGCGGATAGAGTCATAGTTTTAGATGGAGGAAAAATAGTTGAGGAAGGGACACATAACGAGCTGCTGAAGAGAGGAGGCTTGTTCGCAAAGCTCTATGAGCTTCAGATAGGTGAATTGATTAAGGCTGAAACCTTGAGCAGATCTAGATGA